In one window of Zhihengliuella sp. ISTPL4 DNA:
- the sdhA gene encoding succinate dehydrogenase flavoprotein subunit — translation MTTQTQDSVVRDGVHYHQFDIVIVGAGGAGMRAAIEAGPGAKTAVISKLYPTRSHTGAAQGGMAAALANVEEDSWEWHTFDTVKGGDYLVDQDAAEILAKEAIDAVIDLENMGLPFNRTPEGKIDQRRFGGHTAEHGKTPVRRACYAADRTGHMILQTLFQNCVKLGINFFNEFYVLDLITVKDAAGATQIAGVVAYDLATGELHVFQSKAVIFATGGFGKIFKTTSNAHTLTGDGVGIVWRKGLPLEDLEFFQFHPTGLAGLGILLTEGARGEGAILRNASGERFMERYAPTIKDLAPRDIVARCMVQEVAEGRGAGPHKDYVLLDCTHLGAEVLETKLPDITEFARTYLGVDPVVEPVPVMPTAHYAMGGIPTNNNGEVLADNDTVVPGLYAAGECACVSVHGANRLGTNSLLDINVFGKRSGRNAVEYVKTAEFVPLPENPAAFVSDMLEGLRNNQGTERIAVLRKTLQDEMDKGAQVFRTHESLQHVLGVIAELRERYKNVHVDDKGHRFNTDLLEAVELGFLLDIAEVVVYAAQNREESRGGHMRDDFPKRDDENYMKHTMAYLTGDPHSSDPSDHIKLDWKPVVFTKNDKGELNYPPMERKY, via the coding sequence GTGACTACCCAGACGCAGGATTCCGTCGTCCGTGACGGCGTGCACTACCACCAGTTCGACATCGTCATCGTCGGCGCCGGCGGCGCCGGGATGCGGGCGGCCATCGAGGCCGGACCCGGCGCGAAGACGGCCGTGATCTCCAAGCTGTACCCGACGCGCTCGCACACCGGTGCCGCGCAGGGCGGCATGGCGGCGGCCCTCGCGAACGTCGAGGAGGACTCCTGGGAGTGGCACACCTTCGACACCGTCAAGGGCGGCGACTACCTCGTCGACCAGGACGCGGCGGAGATCCTCGCGAAGGAGGCCATCGACGCGGTCATCGACCTCGAGAACATGGGTCTCCCCTTCAACCGCACCCCCGAGGGCAAGATCGACCAGCGACGCTTCGGCGGCCACACGGCCGAGCACGGCAAGACCCCGGTCCGCCGCGCCTGCTACGCCGCCGACCGCACGGGTCACATGATCCTGCAGACGCTGTTCCAGAACTGCGTCAAGCTCGGCATCAACTTCTTCAACGAGTTCTACGTGCTCGACCTCATCACCGTGAAGGACGCGGCGGGTGCCACGCAGATCGCGGGCGTCGTCGCCTACGACCTCGCCACGGGCGAGCTGCACGTCTTCCAGTCCAAGGCCGTGATCTTCGCGACCGGCGGCTTCGGCAAGATCTTCAAGACCACCTCCAACGCGCACACCCTCACGGGCGACGGCGTCGGCATCGTGTGGCGCAAGGGCCTCCCCCTCGAGGACCTCGAGTTCTTCCAGTTCCATCCGACCGGTCTCGCCGGCCTCGGCATCCTCCTCACCGAGGGCGCCCGCGGCGAAGGCGCGATCCTGCGCAACGCCTCGGGCGAGCGCTTCATGGAGCGGTACGCCCCGACGATCAAGGACCTGGCGCCCCGCGACATCGTCGCGCGCTGCATGGTCCAGGAGGTCGCGGAAGGCCGCGGTGCGGGTCCCCACAAGGACTACGTGCTGCTGGACTGCACGCACCTGGGTGCCGAGGTCCTGGAGACGAAGCTCCCCGACATCACCGAGTTCGCCCGCACGTACCTGGGTGTCGACCCGGTCGTCGAGCCGGTCCCGGTGATGCCGACCGCGCACTACGCCATGGGCGGCATCCCCACGAACAACAACGGCGAGGTGCTCGCGGACAACGACACCGTCGTCCCCGGGCTCTACGCCGCCGGCGAGTGCGCCTGCGTCTCGGTGCACGGCGCCAACCGCCTCGGCACCAACTCGCTGCTCGACATCAACGTGTTCGGCAAGCGGTCGGGCCGCAACGCGGTCGAGTACGTCAAGACGGCCGAGTTCGTCCCGCTGCCGGAGAACCCCGCCGCCTTCGTCTCCGACATGCTCGAGGGCCTGCGCAACAACCAGGGCACCGAGCGGATCGCCGTGCTGCGCAAGACGCTGCAGGACGAGATGGACAAGGGCGCGCAGGTGTTCCGCACGCACGAATCCCTCCAGCACGTCCTCGGAGTGATCGCGGAGCTCCGCGAGCGCTACAAGAACGTGCACGTCGACGACAAGGGCCACCGGTTCAACACCGACCTGCTCGAGGCCGTCGAACTGGGCTTCCTGCTCGACATCGCCGAAGTCGTCGTCTACGCCGCGCAGAACCGCGAGGAGAGCCGCGGCGGCCACATGCGCGACGACTTCCCGAAGCGCGACGACGAAAACTACATGAAGCACACCATGGCGTACCTCACGGGCGACCCGCACTCCTCCGACCCGAGCGATCACATCAAGCTCGACTGGAAGCCGGTCGTCTTCACCAAGAACGACAAGGGCGAGTTGAACTACCCGCCGATGGAGAGGAAGTACTGA
- a CDS encoding succinate dehydrogenase hydrophobic membrane anchor subunit → MSAQTVAAPARRQRGINLEKWGWVFMRVSGVVLVVLIFGHLFVNLMVGEGIHALDFAFIAGKFATPFWQWWDVLMLWLALIHGANGMRTIVNDYVTNPTARKALIWALSLAAGLLILLGTLVVFTFDPCLGVTESSTLWETCQAQG, encoded by the coding sequence ATGAGCGCGCAGACCGTCGCCGCTCCCGCCCGCCGTCAGCGCGGCATCAACCTCGAGAAGTGGGGCTGGGTCTTCATGCGCGTCTCGGGCGTCGTGCTCGTCGTGCTGATCTTCGGCCACCTCTTCGTCAACCTCATGGTCGGCGAGGGCATCCACGCCCTCGACTTCGCGTTCATCGCCGGCAAGTTCGCCACGCCGTTCTGGCAGTGGTGGGACGTGCTGATGCTCTGGCTCGCCCTCATCCACGGCGCCAACGGCATGCGCACGATCGTGAACGACTACGTGACCAACCCCACCGCACGCAAGGCGCTCATCTGGGCGCTCAGCCTGGCCGCGGGCCTGCTCATCCTCCTCGGCACCCTGGTCGTCTTCACGTTCGACCCGTGCCTGGGTGTGACCGAGTCGAGCACGCTGTGGGAGACCTGCCAGGCGCAGGGCTAG
- the sdhC gene encoding succinate dehydrogenase, cytochrome b556 subunit, whose protein sequence is MSTSARLTPSISETTSKTPRGTLYRGREGMWSWVLHRITGVAIFFFLLVHVLDTALIRVSPEAYDAVIGTYKNPVMAIGEVVLVAGIVFHAMNGLRIIAVDFWSKGARYQRQLFWGVLLVWGIIMAGFVPRHLMLAFAGFGGGH, encoded by the coding sequence GTGTCCACAAGCGCTCGCTTGACACCGTCGATTTCGGAAACCACGTCCAAGACCCCCCGCGGCACCCTCTACCGGGGTCGCGAAGGCATGTGGTCGTGGGTGCTTCACCGCATCACCGGAGTCGCCATCTTCTTCTTCCTGTTGGTGCACGTGCTCGACACGGCGCTGATCAGGGTGTCGCCGGAGGCGTACGACGCGGTCATCGGCACGTACAAGAACCCGGTCATGGCGATCGGCGAGGTCGTGCTCGTGGCGGGCATCGTGTTCCACGCCATGAACGGTCTGCGCATCATCGCCGTCGACTTCTGGTCGAAGGGCGCGCGCTACCAGCGCCAGCTCTTCTGGGGCGTGCTGCTCGTGTGGGGCATCATCATGGCCGGCTTCGTGCCGCGTCACCTGATGCTCGCGTTCGCCGGTTTCGGAGGAGGACACTGA
- a CDS encoding mannose-1-phosphate guanylyltransferase, giving the protein MSEPIQDFYAVIPAGGVGSRLWPLSRADAPKFLHDLTGSGHSLLRDTWDRLEPLAGRDRIAVVTGRAHRAAVEAELPGIADLNVFLESEPRESAAAIGLAAAVLHRRNPDVIIGSFSADHVIRGTRVFEFAVRDAVEVAREGYICTIGIAPTEPAVGFGYIKKGPELVVERAREAALVESFVEKPDLETAKSYLAERTYLWNAGMFIAKASVLLDELAANEPALHAGLLELAEAWDDRELRGPAVDRIWPRLKKIAIDYAVAEPAARRGRLAVVPGHFDWDDVGDFASLTKLITNGRKNDLAVLGPRARVLTDAASGILVSQTTRVISLVGVQDIVVVDTPDALLVTTVENAQRVKGVVESLKLNGQGDVL; this is encoded by the coding sequence ATGAGCGAGCCGATCCAAGACTTCTACGCGGTCATTCCCGCCGGCGGCGTCGGCAGCAGGCTGTGGCCGCTGTCCCGGGCGGACGCCCCGAAGTTCCTCCACGACCTCACCGGATCCGGCCATTCGCTGCTGCGCGACACGTGGGACCGATTGGAGCCCCTCGCCGGTCGGGACCGGATCGCGGTGGTCACCGGTCGCGCCCACCGCGCGGCGGTGGAGGCGGAGCTCCCGGGCATCGCCGACCTCAACGTCTTCCTGGAGTCGGAGCCCCGCGAATCCGCGGCGGCGATCGGGCTGGCCGCGGCCGTGCTGCATCGGCGCAACCCGGACGTCATCATCGGCTCCTTCAGCGCGGACCACGTGATCCGCGGCACCCGGGTCTTCGAGTTCGCCGTCCGCGATGCCGTCGAGGTCGCCAGGGAGGGTTACATCTGCACGATCGGCATCGCGCCGACCGAGCCGGCGGTCGGCTTCGGCTACATCAAGAAGGGCCCTGAGCTGGTCGTGGAGCGCGCCCGCGAGGCGGCGCTCGTCGAGAGCTTCGTGGAGAAGCCCGACCTGGAGACCGCCAAGTCCTACCTCGCCGAGCGCACCTACCTCTGGAACGCCGGCATGTTCATCGCGAAGGCGAGCGTCCTGCTGGATGAACTCGCCGCGAACGAGCCCGCTCTGCACGCCGGGCTCCTCGAGCTCGCCGAGGCCTGGGACGACCGAGAGCTGCGAGGACCCGCCGTCGACCGCATCTGGCCCCGGCTGAAGAAGATCGCCATCGACTACGCCGTCGCGGAGCCGGCCGCACGCCGCGGACGCCTCGCGGTGGTGCCCGGGCACTTCGACTGGGACGATGTGGGGGACTTCGCGTCGCTGACGAAGCTGATCACGAACGGCCGGAAGAACGATCTCGCGGTCCTCGGCCCTCGGGCGCGCGTGCTGACCGACGCGGCGAGCGGCATCCTCGTGAGTCAGACCACGCGCGTCATCAGTCTGGTCGGCGTGCAGGACATCGTCGTCGTGGACACTCCCGATGCGCTCCTGGTGACAACGGTCGAGAACGCGCAGCGGGTGAAGGGCGTCGTCGAGTCGCTCAAACTCAACGGACAGGGCGATGTGCTCTGA